Proteins from one Juglans microcarpa x Juglans regia isolate MS1-56 chromosome 6S, Jm3101_v1.0, whole genome shotgun sequence genomic window:
- the LOC121237929 gene encoding pentatricopeptide repeat-containing protein At4g16835, mitochondrial, with protein MCAFRITGNGKSFVSFSFFSLTKRRTSSFSTLTIQNPHAYPNREPIPATFSSHSPQKTHLVPSNNLTPETNTAAATHFRKKSTFSAQPSFSDLISSNKIISSYIRAGDLDCALKVFENMTVKTTVTWNSILAGYSKKPGKMKEACELFDGIPKPDTVSYNIMLACYLLNTNLDTARAFFDKMPVKDTASWNTMISGFAQNGKMGEAHGLFLVMPMKNSVSWSAMISGYVECGNLESAVELFEMAPVKSVVAWTAMITGYMKFGKIKLAEKMFQGMPMKNLVTWNAMIAGYVDNDRAEDGLKLFRKMVVVGVRPNPSSLSSALLGCSNLSALHLGKQIHQLVCKSPLYSDTTAGTSLISMYCKCGGLEDAWRLFREMPTKDVVTWNAMISGYAQHGAGEKAILLFNKMRDERMKPDWITFVAVLLSCNHAGLVDLGVQYFDLMVKYYGVEAKPDHYTCMVDLLGRAGRLIQAVDLIKKMPFKPHSAIFGTLLGACRVHKNPELAEYAAKSLLDIDSASAAAYVQLANVYASMNRWDHVARVRRSMKENNVVKTPGYSWIEVKNIVHEFRSGDRVHPELDLIHEKLKELEKKMKSAGYFPELEFALHDVGEDQKEQILLWHSEKLAIAFGLIKVPSGTPIRIFKNLRVCGDCHCAAKYISAIERREIIVRDTRRFHHFKDGLCSCGDYW; from the coding sequence ATGTGTGCTTTTAGAATTACAGGGAACGGAAAATCCTTTGTCTCCTTCAGTTTTTTTTCACTCACCAAACGCCGAACCTCTTCTTTCTCCACTCTCACAATCCAAAATCCACATGCCTATCCAAACAGGGAACCCATTCCCGCCACTTTCTCCTCTCACTCACCACAAAAAACCCACTTGGTTCCCTCCAATAACCTGACACCGGAAACAAACACTGCCGCCGCCACCCATTTTCGGAAGAAATCCACATTCTCTGCTCAACCTAGTTTTAGTGATTTGATTtcatcaaataaaatcatcagCAGCTATATTCGAGCGGGTGATTTGGATTGTGCTCTTAAAGTGTTTGAAAATATGACAGTTAAGACTACAGTTACTTGGAATTCAATCTTGGCCGGGTATTCAAAAAAACCCGGGAAGATGAAAGAAGCTTGTGAACTGTTTGATGGAATTCCTAAACCAGATACTGTTTCATACAACATCATGTTAGCTTGTTATTTGCTCAATACTAATCTAGACACTGCAAGGGCTTTCTTTGATAAGATGCCTGTTAAGGATACAGCATCGTGGAATACAATGATTTCAGGTTTCGCTCAGAATGGGAAGATGGGAGAGGCACATGGGTTGTTTTTGGTGATGCCAATGAAGAATAGTGTGTCTTGGAGTGCAATGATCTCGGGGTATGTGGAATGTGGCAATTTGGAATCAGCAGTGGAGTTATTTGAGATGGCTCCAGTTAAGAGTGTGGTGGCATGGACTGCCATGATTACTGGGTATATGAAGTTTGGGAAGATTAAATTGGCAGAGAAAATGTTTCAAGGTATGCCTATGAAAAATTTGGTGACGTGGAATGCTATGATTGCAGGTTATGTTGATAATGATCGAGCAGAAGATGGTTTAAAGCTTTTTAGAAAAATGGTGGTAGTTGGGGTTAGACCAAACCCATCAAGTTTGAGTAGTGCTTTATTGGGCTGTAGCAATCTATCTGCATTGCATCTGGGTAAACAAATTCATCAGCTGGTTTGTAAGTCTCCGTTATATAGTGATACAACGGCAGGAACTTCATTGATTAGCATGTATTGTAAGTGTGGGGGGTTGGAGGATGCCTGGAGACTGTTTCGTGAGATGCCAACAAAGGATGTGGTCACTTGGAATGCAATGATTTCTGGTTATGCTCAACATGGAGCTGGTGAAAAAGCTAtccttttatttaataaaatgagggatgagagaatgAAGCCAGATTGGATTACCTTTGTTGCGGTATTACTGTCTTGCAACCATGCAGGATTGGTAGATCTTGGAGTTCAGTATTTTGATTTAATGGTAAAGTATTATGGAGTTGAAGCTAAGCCGGACCACTATACATGCATGGTTGACCTTCTTGGTCGAGCAGGGAGGTTGATTCAAGCTGTAGATTTGATAAAGAAAATGCCTTTCAAGCCTCATTCTGCCATTTTCGGTACACTTTTGGGTGCTTGCAGGGTCCATAAGAATCCAGAGCTGGCTGAATATGCTGCGAAGAGCTTGCTTGATATTGATTCTGCTAGTGCGGCTGCTTATGTTCAACTGGCTAATGTTTATGCATCCATGAACAGATGGGACCATGTTGCTAGAGTTCGAAGatcaatgaaagaaaataatgtagTGAAGACACCAGGGTACAGTTGGATTGAGGTGAAGAATATAGTTCACGAGTTTAGGTCAGGTGATAGGGTCCACCCAGAATTGGACCTTATACATGAGAAACTGAAAGAattggagaagaaaatgaagtcGGCAGGCTATTTTCCAGAGCTAGAATTTGCATTACATGATGTGGGGGAAGATCAGAAAGAGCAGATTTTATTATGGCACAGTGAGAAATTGGCCATTGCCTTCGGCCTCATTAAAGTGCCATCAGGGACTCCAATCCGGATCTTTAAAAACTTGAGGGTATGTGGGGATTGCCACTGCGCTGCCAAGTACATATCAGCAATTGAAAGAAGGGAAATCATTGTTCGAGATACTAGGAGGTTCCATCATTTCAAAGATGGTCTTTGTAGTTGTGGTGATTACTGGTGA